A genomic stretch from Microtus pennsylvanicus isolate mMicPen1 chromosome 11, mMicPen1.hap1, whole genome shotgun sequence includes:
- the LOC142831764 gene encoding small ribosomal subunit protein eS27-like, translating to MPLAKDLLHPSPEEEKRKHKKKRLVQSPNSYFMDVKCPGGYKITTVFSHAQTVVLSVGCSTVLCQPSGGKARKARLTEGCSFRRKQH from the coding sequence ATGCCTCTCGCAAAGGATCTCCTTCATCCCTCtccagaggaggaaaagaggaaacacaagaaaaagcgCCTGGTGCAGAGCCCCAATTCCTACTTTATGGATGTGAAGTGCCCAGGAGGCTATAAAATCACCACGGTCTTTAGCCATGCACAGACGGTGGTCTTGAGTGTTGGCTGCTCCACTGTCCTCTGTCAGCCTTCAGGCGGGAAAGCAAGGAAAGCAAGGCTGACAGAAGGATGCTCCTTCAGGAGGAAGCAGCACTGA